Proteins from a genomic interval of Medicago truncatula cultivar Jemalong A17 chromosome 3, MtrunA17r5.0-ANR, whole genome shotgun sequence:
- the LOC11413403 gene encoding 50S ribosomal protein L2, chloroplastic, whose translation MAIHLYKTSIPSTRTRNRLIYGQHHCGKGRNARGIITAGHRGGGHKRLYRKIDFRRNEKDIYGRIVTIEYDPNRNAHICLIHYGDGEKRYILHPRGAIIGDTIVYGTEVPIKMGNALPLTDMPLGTAIHNIEITLGKGGQLARAAGAVAKLIAKEGKSATLKLPSGEVRLISKNCSATVGQVGNVGVNQKSLGRAGAKRWLGKRPVVRGVVMNPVDHPHGGGEGRAPIGRKKPSTPWGYPALGRRSRKKNKYSDNLILRRRSK comes from the exons ATGGCGATACATTTATACAAAACTTCTATCCCGAGCACCCGCACACGAAATCGTTTGATTTATGGACAGCATCATTGTGGTAAAGGCCGTAATGCCAGAGGAATCATTACCGCAGGGCATAGAGGGGGAGGTCATAAGCGTCTATACCGTAAAATTGATTTTCGACGTAATGAAAAAGACATATATGGTCGAATCGTAACTATCGAATACGACCCTAATAGAAATGCACACATTTGTCTCATACACTATGGGGATGGTGAGAAAAGATATATTTTACACCCCAGAGGGGCTATAATTGGAGATACCATTGTTTATGGTACAGAAGTTCCTATAAAAATGGGAAATGCCCTACCTTTGA CCGATATGCCCTTAGGCACGGCCATACATAACATAGAAATAACACTTGGAAAGGGTGGACAATTAGCTAGAGCGGCTGGTGCTGTAGCGAAACTGATTGCAAAAGAGGGGAAATCGGCAACATTAAAATTACCTTCTGGAGAGGTCCGTTTGATATCAAAAAACTGCTCAGCAACAGTAGGACAAGTAGGGAATGTTGGAgtaaaccaaaaaagtttgggCAGAGCCGGAGCTAAACGTTGGTTAGGTAAGCGTCCTGTAGTAAGAGGAGTAGTTATGAACCCTGTAGACCATCCACATGGTGGTGGTGAAGGGAGGGCCCCGATTGGTAGAAAAAAACCCTCAACTCCTTGGGGTTATCCTGCACTTGGAAGaagaagtagaaaaaaaaataaatatagtgatAATTTGATTCTTCGTCGCCGTAGTAAATAG